CCCGACGCGCTGGGCACCACCACGTCCGAGGTGGCCACCGCGCGGCCCAACTGCTGGGCGAGGTGCTCCCCCACCGGTGTCCCGTCCCGGGTGCTCAACGCCTGGAAGCCCCATTCGGGCAGCAGCAACCCGTTCACCACCGCGAGCTCGCCCGCGCGCAGGGGCTCCGTCCTCCGCCAGCGCGGCACCCCGTCCGAGGAGAAGGCCATCAGCAATGAGGGCGCCCCCGACGCCAGCGGCGCGCCCGTGTTCAGCGTGGGCGCGAAGGCGACGTAGAGGTCCCCCACCGCGTCCGAGGCGAGGCCATACGGGTGCGGGTGGTTGCACTCGGCGAGCTGTGGGTCCGTCAGCTCGCGCGCGGACACCATGTGGCCGAAGGCATCCAGCACCACCAGGAAGTACATGCGGCACGCCGTGTCGCGCCGCTGGTCCGTGGGGTAGGCCTCGAAGAGGGCCGCCAGCCGGTCCGGCGCCATCACCGCCAGCCGCGCCAGGAAGAGCGTCTGCGTCCTGTCGCGGAAGTCCGGCCGCGCGTCGGCCAGGGTGAAGGTCCACCGCGGTGTCCCCGTGTCTCGCTCCAACAGCGACACCGTCCCGTCCATCGGCATGTCCATGCACAGGAGCCGGTCGTTCCACAGCATGCAGCGGCGCGCCGGTTTGGAGGCCCGCACCGGAGGCCCCTTGCCCGCCGCGTCCAGCACGGGCGTGCCGTAGAAACCCGACAGCGTCACGTCCCCTTCCGGCCCCACCAGCAGGTCCTGCAGCTGCTCTTCTCCCGCCCGGGCGTCGTGCTCCCAATCCACCTTCAGGGGTTGCGCCGCGGGACGCGCGCACACGCCACCGCGGCAGTGCCCCGACGCCTGGCACGGGCTGGCCGCTTCACACAGGAAGCCCTCCGGCAGGTCGCGCTTCACGCAGGCCCCATCCAGGCACACGTCCGCGTCCTCGCAGGTACCTTGGGCCGCGCCGCAGAGGGTGCCGTCCGGCGCGGGAGCCGTGGCGCATCCCATCCGCGGGTCGCACGTCCCCACCTGACACGGCCCGGCCGCGGGACAGGGCGGCGCCGGCACGGACTGGCACCCGTCCAGCACGTGGCACACGTCCGCGGTGCAGGCGTTGCCGTCGTCACAGGCGCGCTCCTCGCCCCGACAGCGTCCCGCCTGGCAGGTGGCGCCGGTGATGCAGGCATTGCCCGGCTCACACGCGGTGCCGTCCGGCAGCACCGACTCCACGCACCGCTCCGTCACCAGGTCGAAGGTGGCCGCCGCGCACGTCACGGGCGTGAAGCACTCCGGCACCGGCTTCGCCTCGCCCGCCAGCACCAGCTGCACCTGGCCGCCATCCGACGCGGTGCCGGTGAGGATGACCTCGTAGGTCCCTTCAGCTTCGGGCGCGAAGCGCAGACGCACTGGCACCTCGCCCGCCAGCACCCGGACCGGCAGCGCCGCCTCCAACGAGAAGGGCGCCGTCACGTCCGTCCACACGACATCCAGCGGGGCCCGGCCGCCATTCACCACGCGGACTTCGGCCTCCCGCCGGGTGCCCGGGTAGGCGTGCGGGAAGTCCACGCGCCGCGCCGACAACCGCAACCGCCCCTCCGCCCCCGACAAAGACGGCGTGTCCCGACAAGCCGCCGCTCCCAACCCCAGCATCAGCGCCAAGACGATGCCGCTGTACCGGGACGCCTGCGTTGCGTGCGCCATGGCGTTCCCCCCCCGTGCCTCCTGGCTATACCCACGCCAGAAGGCCCCGCGGACGCCCCGCTCCCTCGATGTCCCACCTCCCAACACTTCAGGGTCGGCGGGGAGGGGGGCAGTGTTTTTTACAGGCCGTTCCACTGCTACAGGCTGCAACCACGCGAAATGGTTGGATGCCGGAAGGGTATGGTTCTGGCACCCGGGGTACGCCATGACCTCTGTCGCATCCTCCTCATGCGCCCCTTCGTCATCGCAGGCCTTCACCGTGCTCATCCCACGCGGCCTTCAGGCGGCCGTGGAGGGGCTCGCGGCGGAGACCCGCCAGGAGCTGCTCGCCGAGCTGTTCCGCCTGGCCGCGCTGGCCCGGCAGGAGGAAAGTCAGCTGCCCCCCGAGTTCCCGTACACGCTGCGGCTGGACGTCGCCGGCTGCCAGGTCAGCGTGGAGCTGGACCCGTCCCGCTCGCGCCTCACCCTCGTGGGCCTGCTGCGGCCCCAGCCGCTGGAGTGAGCCCGGCGACCCGCCTGGGCTGGGGTGAGATGTCGCGCCGTGCTGGATACGCAGAATCCTGGGACCTCACGTACCTGGTGGAGCAGCTCCGGGAGCTGATCGGGCACGACCTGCGCCTGGGCGCCGCCCTCAGCGATGAGCTGGAGGACGTCCTGGGCAGCCTGGTGCAGCGCAATCAGCGCCTGAGGGTCCTGCAGCGCATGGTGACCGCAGAACGCGCCCCAGAGGACCTGGCGGCCCTTCGCGGGGCATTGGAGGAGATGGACCGGGAGCTGATGACCCGGCTGCCTGCGTTGCTCGAACAGCTGCGCCTGGCGCTGGCTTGAGGTGGGGCACCGGCCCTGGGTTTCCACAGGCACTTCATCCCCAGCGCCGACTGCTTCTTCTAAAGGTTCATAAGAGGTATTGATCTATTGGTAGTGGCAGTAGGCAGCTCGGACTTGGGGACAAGTCAGCAAGCTCCCGGGAACACTCACGAATTCGGGATGTGCTACATGTGGGTAAAGTGACGGTTATCCCCGGGAACCCACAGGTGTTGATCCACACCGGGGTTTCTCCACAGCCCCTCCCCCACTGTCCACAGGCCATCCACAGCTTCCCGGTGGATGCGGGAGGCACCCCAGGTGGAGGCCCGTTCTCACCACACGTCCGCCCCGTACATGCCTGTTATCGTCTGGCGCGGGATGTGCCCCGACAGCGGGGTGCCGGCGGAGGGTTTCCCCATCGACTTCTATCGGGGCGAGCGCATCGGGAAGTACGAGGTCGTCACGCAGCTCTCCGTGGGCGGAATGGCGGAGCTGTTCCTGGGCTTCACTTCGGGTCCGGGTGGCTTCCGCAAGTACGTGGTCATCAAACGGGTGCTGCCGGACGCGCGGGACAATGCGCAGTTCGAACGCATGTTCCTGGACGAGGCGCGCATCACCGCGGCCTTCAACCACCCGAACATCGCGCAGGTGTTCGACCTGGGGCGCGAGGATGACGGGCTCTACCTGGCCATGGAGTTCATCGCCGGGCAGAACCTGAACCAGATTACCGGCGCGTGCCTGCGCCGCCAGGAGCAGCTCCCGCTGGGCTTCACGTTGTCGGTGGCGCGCGACGTCTGCATGGCGCTGCACTACGCGCACACCTATACGGCGCCTTCTGGCGCGCCCAGCCCCGTCATCCACCGCGACGTCGCCCAGAAGAACATCATGGTGACGTACGACGGCGTGGTGAAGCTGCTCGACTTCGGCATCGCCAAGGCGAAGGACAGCCTGGAGCGCACCAACGTCGGCACGGTGAAGGGCACCACCGGGTACATGTCCCCGGAGCAGGTGCGGGGCGATACACTGGACGGCCGCAGTGACTTGTTCTCCGTCGGGGTGATGATGCACGAGCTCATCACCGGCGCGCGCCTGTTCGCGGGCAAGAACGAGCGCGACGAGATGATGAAGATTCTGGAGGCGCCCGTCCCCTGGCCCTCGCACGTTTCGCCGCACGTGCCCGAAGAGGTGTCCAAGGTGGTGATGCGGGCGCTGGAGCGCAGCCGCGAGAAGCGCTTCGCCAACGGCCGGGACATGGCTCGGGCGATTGAAGCGGCGGCGGGCAAGTTGCTGCTGGACGCGCATGACCGGGCCGCGCTGATGCAGGACTGGTTCGCCGAGCGCATGTCCGCCACGCGCGTCATGCTGGAGTCCGCGGACGGCACCACCAACGGCGTCATGCTGGACTCCGCGAAGCGGGCGCTGCGCAGCGATGACGGGCCCTACCTCCCCGAGCGCAACGACATCCCGACGCCGTCGAACGGCGTGGCCGGCATGCCGCGCAAGCCCTCGCGCAAGGTGCCCGCGGCGGCGGCGTCCCGGAAGGCTTCGGCGGCCGTGGAGGACACGCCGCAGCCGCCGGAGAGCAAGGCCTCCAATGTGCTGTGGGGGCTGGTGCTGATGGGCATCCTGGTGGGCGGTGGCTATGCCGCATGGCACCTGTCGAAGGTGCTGAACGAGACGGTGGAGGAAGAGGACGCGAGCGTGCTGCGCACCCTCCCCCAGCACGACCCGAACCTGCCCGTCTACCTGGGACCGGGCTCGGGCCCGCCCACGGATGCCGGCAACACGGAGGCTTCAGCGAAGGCGGTGGGCGGCGAGGACGCGGAGGGAGCCCGTTCCAAGGAGGCGGCGAGCGCCCGTCCGGTGAAGGGCCGGGGCAAGCTGACCTTGCTGGTGTTGCCGGAGGCGGAGGTCTTCCGAGGCAAGAAGCGGGTGGGCCGCACGCCGATGTTCAACGTGGCCATGCCCGCGGGGGAGCACGACCTGACCATCGTGGGCCCGGACGGCAAGAAGCGCATGCTGTCGGTGCCGATCAGCGCCGGGGAGACGACCCAGTTCCGGCTGAAGCTGGCGGAAATCCCCGAGCGCTGAAACACAGAACCGGGATTGAGGGGCACGTCCCGGGGCACTTGGTTATCTTCGCGCCCCTCTCCCTCTGATTCCGGACTGTATGGCCCCTCTGACCATTGGCTTCCTGATGGACCCGCTCGAGACAGTGCGGGTGGACCACGACTCCACGTTCGCGTTGATGCTCGAAGCGCAGAAGCGCGGCCACCAGGTGCGCTACTTCGAACAGGGCTGGCTGCGCTTCAACGGCACCTGCGCGGAGGCGCGCATGCGCCACGTCACCGTGCGCCGCGAGCTGGGACGGCACTTCGACATCCTCGACGAGGCCCCTCGCCCGGTGTCCTCGCTGGACGTGCTCTTCATGCGCAAGGACCCGCCGGTGGACGCGGAGTTCCTGCACGCCACCCAGCTGGTGGAGCTGTGCGGCACGGGCCGGCCCCCTGTCTTCATCAACGAGCCGGCGGGCATCCGCGACGCGAACGAGAAGCTCTTCTCCCTGCGCTACCCGGACCTGATGCCGGACACGCGCGTCACCAGCGAGCTGCCGGTGCTGCTGGACTTCATCGCGCGCAACGCGGCGGGCACCATCCTCAAGCCAGTAGATGGCTTCGCGGGCAAGGGCATCCTCTTCCTGTCCGCCACGGACCGGAACGCGCGCTCCGCGGTGGACATGCTCACCCGGGGCGGCCGCGAGGCCGTCATGGCGCAGGCGTACATCCCGGAGAGCCGCCAGGGCGACAAGCGCATCCTCCTGGTGGACGGTGAGCCGGTGGGCGGCGTGCTGCGCGTCCCGTCCGACGACGACCACCGCGGCAACATGGCGGCGGGCGGTGTGCCTCGCAAGGCCGTGCTCACCCCGCGGGATCTGGAGATTTGCGAGCGCCTGAAGCCGGAGCTGGTGAAGCGCGGGCTGCGGCTGGTGGGCATCGACGTGCTGGGCTCCTACCTCACCGAGGTCAACGTGACGAGCCCCACCGGCCTGGTGGAGGCGAACCACCTGGACGACGTGTGCGTGGAGGCCAAGGTGCTGGACGTGGCGGAGCGGCTCGTCGCCGAGCGCGCCGCGCGCTGAGCCCCGCTGGAGGACACCGGGCGGCCCGGTGCCCGGTGTCTTCCCCGAGCTGAGGGCTGACTCATGTTTCAGCACACCACACGACGCGATGCGTGAATTGAATCCTGGTTCATGTTTCAGCGCGATGCGACGCGACGCGCCTTGAATCAGTGACTCCCGGAAGAGTCAGGTTTCGCCCCGCGGCCGCCCTTTCCCTCGTGGCCGCCAGGGAGACACCATGCTCAAGCAGCGTCGCAGCCGTTCCTGGCCGTGGTCGTGTTCCGCCGGGGTGCCTCTTGCCGCGTGGCTGTTCGCGGGCCTCGCGGGCTGTGGCGCTCCGGCAGGGGAAGCGCCGGAGGCCGAGGTGACGGAGCAGCAGCAGCCCCTGCTGACGCAGGTGACGAGCTTCGGTAGCAACCCCGGCAACCTGCAGATGTTCCGCCACGTGCCGTCCGGCATG
This genomic window from Myxococcus virescens contains:
- the gshB gene encoding glutathione synthase is translated as MAPLTIGFLMDPLETVRVDHDSTFALMLEAQKRGHQVRYFEQGWLRFNGTCAEARMRHVTVRRELGRHFDILDEAPRPVSSLDVLFMRKDPPVDAEFLHATQLVELCGTGRPPVFINEPAGIRDANEKLFSLRYPDLMPDTRVTSELPVLLDFIARNAAGTILKPVDGFAGKGILFLSATDRNARSAVDMLTRGGREAVMAQAYIPESRQGDKRILLVDGEPVGGVLRVPSDDDHRGNMAAGGVPRKAVLTPRDLEICERLKPELVKRGLRLVGIDVLGSYLTEVNVTSPTGLVEANHLDDVCVEAKVLDVAERLVAERAAR
- a CDS encoding serine/threonine protein kinase; this translates as MPVIVWRGMCPDSGVPAEGFPIDFYRGERIGKYEVVTQLSVGGMAELFLGFTSGPGGFRKYVVIKRVLPDARDNAQFERMFLDEARITAAFNHPNIAQVFDLGREDDGLYLAMEFIAGQNLNQITGACLRRQEQLPLGFTLSVARDVCMALHYAHTYTAPSGAPSPVIHRDVAQKNIMVTYDGVVKLLDFGIAKAKDSLERTNVGTVKGTTGYMSPEQVRGDTLDGRSDLFSVGVMMHELITGARLFAGKNERDEMMKILEAPVPWPSHVSPHVPEEVSKVVMRALERSREKRFANGRDMARAIEAAAGKLLLDAHDRAALMQDWFAERMSATRVMLESADGTTNGVMLDSAKRALRSDDGPYLPERNDIPTPSNGVAGMPRKPSRKVPAAAASRKASAAVEDTPQPPESKASNVLWGLVLMGILVGGGYAAWHLSKVLNETVEEEDASVLRTLPQHDPNLPVYLGPGSGPPTDAGNTEASAKAVGGEDAEGARSKEAASARPVKGRGKLTLLVLPEAEVFRGKKRVGRTPMFNVAMPAGEHDLTIVGPDGKKRMLSVPISAGETTQFRLKLAEIPER
- a CDS encoding EB domain-containing protein, which produces MAHATQASRYSGIVLALMLGLGAAACRDTPSLSGAEGRLRLSARRVDFPHAYPGTRREAEVRVVNGGRAPLDVVWTDVTAPFSLEAALPVRVLAGEVPVRLRFAPEAEGTYEVILTGTASDGGQVQLVLAGEAKPVPECFTPVTCAAATFDLVTERCVESVLPDGTACEPGNACITGATCQAGRCRGEERACDDGNACTADVCHVLDGCQSVPAPPCPAAGPCQVGTCDPRMGCATAPAPDGTLCGAAQGTCEDADVCLDGACVKRDLPEGFLCEAASPCQASGHCRGGVCARPAAQPLKVDWEHDARAGEEQLQDLLVGPEGDVTLSGFYGTPVLDAAGKGPPVRASKPARRCMLWNDRLLCMDMPMDGTVSLLERDTGTPRWTFTLADARPDFRDRTQTLFLARLAVMAPDRLAALFEAYPTDQRRDTACRMYFLVVLDAFGHMVSARELTDPQLAECNHPHPYGLASDAVGDLYVAFAPTLNTGAPLASGAPSLLMAFSSDGVPRWRRTEPLRAGELAVVNGLLLPEWGFQALSTRDGTPVGEHLAQQLGRAVATSDVVVPSASGTTVNAGVDSRSATPAATQLKGFRLPDLEPAWLYSLKEGQHLTSKELRLATWPRGTGLPPETLVLTHAVAADNQRLLVGVRARDGAEAFQCPLDYAPRTVPQLMELGPGALYVMDGALSCGECDPPFANSQPRFMRFPMPGVLPANAPWPGTFGGPGHGHHENAVH